In the Clostridium beijerinckii genome, one interval contains:
- a CDS encoding response regulator transcription factor, giving the protein MDSIIKVMIIDDEHLIRDLIKNCIDWNEIGMEIVAEASNAVEGLNLINKEKPDIILTDINMPVTDGLDMSKSILERYPDIKVIVITGYNEFEYAKRSIKIGVNDFILKPIDEDELRNSVLKLKDEIQDEYLKKKEYSDIKEKMVVYNNIINLNDANETEDKNLSIEQIKKFIVKNISNRDLSLKLVAEYFYVNPSYLSRIFKEKTDETFSEYIVNTKVKIVTEMLKNPNAKAYEISKKIGIDDPNYFSNWFKKCTGLSIKEYKKQKL; this is encoded by the coding sequence ATGGATAGCATTATAAAAGTTATGATAATTGATGATGAACATCTTATAAGGGATCTAATAAAAAATTGCATTGATTGGAATGAAATTGGCATGGAGATAGTAGCTGAAGCTTCTAATGCGGTTGAGGGATTAAATCTAATAAATAAAGAAAAGCCAGATATTATTTTAACAGATATAAATATGCCTGTAACAGATGGATTGGATATGAGCAAAAGCATATTAGAAAGGTATCCAGATATAAAAGTTATTGTAATTACAGGTTACAATGAATTTGAATATGCTAAAAGAAGTATAAAGATTGGTGTGAATGATTTTATTCTTAAACCTATAGATGAAGATGAATTAAGAAATTCAGTTTTAAAGCTAAAAGACGAGATTCAAGATGAATATCTAAAGAAGAAGGAATACAGTGATATTAAGGAAAAAATGGTTGTATATAATAATATAATAAATCTAAATGATGCAAATGAAACTGAGGATAAAAATTTAAGTATAGAACAAATTAAAAAATTTATAGTGAAAAATATATCTAATCGAGATTTATCTTTAAAACTGGTAGCTGAATATTTTTATGTTAATCCAAGTTACCTAAGCAGAATATTTAAGGAAAAAACTGATGAGACTTTTTCAGAATATATTGTAAATACTAAAGTAAAGATAGTTACTGAAATGCTTAAGAACCCAAATGCGAAGGCTTATGAAATTTCAAAAAAAATTGGTATCGATGATCCTAACTATTTTAGTAATTGGTTTAAGAAGTGTACTGGTCTATCAATCAAAGAATATAAAAAACAAAAGCTATGA
- a CDS encoding sensor histidine kinase — MYNKFFILKNLKDKYLNSKISIKIIVYFSIIFVLSTVILTFAYKKINSIYNIEKMKQSSVEVLESAETNTSMIIDNVNNVSKMIISSDNVQNTLKRVQKEGTAYDNISNYLIQFTNFSSNISSIYVLDNYGNKYYSENVFYKDFQMDKIKNSEWYNELLEGKGKYILRLNGGGFFEGYGNNYVSLIREINDINTGEKIGLIIINMNENAFYNLSLKLNNQYGTRLIIKNDKDELITGSEVDSKILSRIKNYNDSKSKVFFLEEKIQDKDYIISNLKNSDYNWNLTTVAEYNESPEQTKYTNYFLLCFSIINFLLIIIGSIIISKFITMPLKKLSESMKGIQSGEFNIVNIKTYNDEVGELKKGYNIAISQINLLLDKIRKDEKIKRQNELNLLMSQIKPHFLYNTFDTINSLALLGKNKTIYEMIKALGKFYRTSLNNGKDIITVKEEINTVKSYLIIQNIRYEDMFEVEYDLDPRCDDFKIIKLVLQPLVENAIYHGIRSSKNKGKIRISTFQEEEKVILILEDNGNGMDESQVSNINENKTTGIGVRTTKERLRVFYGEEHEFIVESKKNVGTRITIKMPRIKK, encoded by the coding sequence ATGTATAATAAATTTTTTATATTAAAGAATTTGAAGGATAAATATTTAAATTCAAAAATAAGTATAAAGATTATTGTATATTTTTCAATAATTTTTGTGCTTTCAACAGTCATACTTACCTTTGCATATAAGAAAATAAATTCTATTTATAATATAGAGAAGATGAAACAAAGTTCAGTTGAGGTTTTGGAAAGTGCAGAAACTAATACGAGCATGATAATTGATAATGTTAATAACGTCTCAAAGATGATTATATCAAGTGACAATGTTCAAAATACATTAAAGAGAGTTCAGAAAGAAGGGACTGCCTATGATAATATTAGTAATTATCTGATACAATTCACTAATTTTAGCTCTAATATATCTTCAATATATGTATTAGATAACTATGGCAATAAGTATTATTCTGAAAATGTCTTTTATAAGGATTTTCAGATGGATAAGATTAAAAATTCTGAATGGTATAATGAATTATTAGAGGGTAAGGGTAAATATATATTAAGATTAAATGGCGGAGGATTTTTTGAGGGTTATGGTAATAATTATGTATCCTTAATAAGAGAAATAAATGATATAAATACTGGTGAAAAAATTGGCTTGATAATTATAAACATGAATGAGAATGCGTTCTATAATTTAAGTTTGAAGCTAAATAATCAATATGGAACAAGACTTATTATAAAGAATGATAAAGATGAATTGATAACAGGTTCGGAGGTTGATTCTAAAATACTAAGTAGAATAAAAAATTATAATGATTCTAAATCAAAAGTGTTTTTTTTAGAGGAAAAAATACAAGATAAGGATTATATAATATCAAATCTTAAAAATTCAGACTATAACTGGAATCTGACGACTGTAGCAGAATACAATGAATCTCCAGAGCAAACAAAGTATACTAATTATTTTCTTTTGTGTTTTAGTATAATAAATTTCCTACTAATTATTATTGGGTCTATAATAATATCTAAATTTATAACAATGCCTTTAAAGAAGCTTAGTGAATCAATGAAGGGGATTCAAAGTGGAGAGTTTAATATTGTTAATATAAAAACGTACAATGATGAAGTAGGAGAATTAAAAAAGGGATATAATATTGCAATTTCTCAAATTAATTTACTTTTGGATAAAATACGTAAAGATGAAAAGATAAAAAGGCAAAATGAATTGAATTTGTTAATGTCACAAATAAAGCCTCACTTTCTATACAATACGTTTGATACTATTAATTCTTTAGCTCTACTCGGAAAAAATAAAACAATATATGAAATGATAAAAGCCTTGGGTAAATTCTATAGAACAAGCTTAAATAATGGAAAAGATATTATTACTGTAAAAGAAGAAATAAATACGGTAAAAAGCTATCTGATAATTCAAAATATAAGATATGAGGATATGTTTGAGGTTGAATATGATTTAGATCCACGATGCGACGATTTTAAGATAATAAAATTAGTATTACAACCGCTAGTTGAAAATGCTATTTATCATGGAATTAGAAGCAGCAAGAATAAAGGAAAGATAAGAATATCTACCTTTCAAGAGGAAGAAAAAGTTATATTAATTTTGGAAGATAATGGGAATGGCATGGATGAATCACAAGTTAGCAATATAAACGAAAATAAAACTACTGGCATTGGAGTAAGAACTACAAAGGAAAGATTAAGAGTTTTCTATGGAGAAGAGCACGAATTTATTGTTGAAAGCAAGAAAAATGTTGGTACCAGAATAACTATTAAGATGCCTAGAATTAAGAAATAG
- a CDS encoding extracellular solute-binding protein — MIDHHRPNYQFFWGGIIIKKVILFPIILIFLVSLNGCSLDKKNDTENKEKITLTMWHIWSQTTMDANGRIIQDTVEEWNKANPNVQIKVEAVENERYKAKIKTAFAVNELPDIFYSWGGGFSKPFIESGKVLNLNEYIDEDTKDKINKDMLNNVTYNNNIYGLPMTLSVGTFYCNTKLFSQANIKVPENYDEFLDAVKAFRNKGITPLLVGEKDNWTGILYYDILALREGGIGGVSDPHVGANKSDTILKAAYRLKELVDSKAFNESNMELTRDESEILFKQGKIPMYYTGNWFIGEIGNMDPSIKDNVIVKKFPVVKEGDGNDKEFLGGAVDHLMVSNNTKYKKEAVDAAKFIAERISKRYFEFGSGLPAWKYTDDKSNVNKLSKELETLTENASYSLYGDIYLGEEKGNREKELVSKLFKGQISPEDFTKEMVKIE, encoded by the coding sequence ATGATTGATCATCATCGACCTAATTATCAGTTTTTTTGGGGAGGGATAATTATTAAAAAAGTAATTTTATTTCCTATAATTTTAATATTTTTAGTTAGTTTAAATGGCTGTTCTTTAGATAAAAAAAATGACACAGAAAATAAAGAAAAAATAACATTAACAATGTGGCATATATGGTCACAAACTACAATGGATGCTAATGGAAGGATAATTCAGGATACGGTGGAAGAATGGAATAAGGCTAATCCTAATGTCCAAATTAAAGTTGAGGCTGTAGAAAATGAAAGATATAAAGCAAAAATAAAGACAGCATTTGCTGTAAACGAGTTACCTGATATATTTTATTCTTGGGGAGGTGGCTTTAGTAAGCCATTCATAGAATCTGGAAAGGTATTAAATCTTAATGAATATATAGATGAAGATACAAAAGATAAGATTAATAAAGATATGCTTAATAATGTAACCTATAATAACAACATATATGGATTACCAATGACTTTATCAGTTGGAACATTTTATTGTAATACAAAGCTCTTTTCACAAGCAAATATTAAAGTACCAGAAAATTATGATGAATTCCTAGATGCAGTAAAAGCTTTTAGGAATAAAGGTATAACACCTCTTTTAGTAGGCGAAAAAGACAATTGGACAGGAATTCTCTATTATGATATCTTAGCTTTACGGGAAGGTGGAATAGGTGGAGTCAGTGATCCGCATGTAGGTGCTAATAAAAGTGATACAATATTAAAAGCTGCATATAGATTAAAGGAATTAGTAGATTCAAAAGCTTTTAATGAATCAAATATGGAGCTTACAAGAGATGAATCTGAGATCTTATTTAAACAAGGAAAAATTCCTATGTATTATACAGGAAACTGGTTCATTGGTGAGATAGGGAATATGGATCCGTCTATAAAGGATAATGTAATCGTTAAGAAATTCCCGGTAGTTAAAGAGGGAGATGGGAATGATAAAGAATTTTTGGGTGGAGCAGTGGATCACTTAATGGTAAGTAATAATACAAAATATAAAAAAGAAGCTGTTGATGCGGCAAAATTTATAGCTGAAAGAATATCAAAAAGATATTTTGAATTTGGTTCAGGGCTTCCAGCGTGGAAATACACTGATGATAAGAGCAATGTAAATAAATTATCTAAGGAATTAGAGACATTAACAGAGAATGCATCATATAGCTTATATGGGGATATTTACTTGGGAGAAGAAAAGGGAAACAGAGAGAAGGAGCTAGTTAGTAAGCTATTTAAAGGACAAATAAGTCCTGAAGACTTCACAAAGGAAATGGTGAAAATAGAATGA